From the genome of Impatiens glandulifera chromosome 9, dImpGla2.1, whole genome shotgun sequence, one region includes:
- the LOC124915015 gene encoding DNA-directed RNA polymerases II, IV and V subunit 9B-like, which produces MSTMKFCCECNNLLYPKEDKERKVLLLACRHCDYQEIADNNCVYRNVVHHAVEERTQILHDLTADPALPRTKSVRCTLCGHGEAFFFQSTIRGEDGMTLFFLCCNNECRNRWRN; this is translated from the exons ATGAGTACCATGAAATTTTGCTGCGAGTG CAACAACTTACTCTACCCCAAGGAAGACAAGGAGCGAAAGGTCCTTCTTTTGGCCTGCCGCCATTGCGATTACCAG GAGATAGCTGACAACAATTGTGTATACAGAAATGTAGTACATCATGCAGTTGAAGAACGTACTCAAATTTTGCATGATCTAACTGCAGATCCAGCTTTACCAAGAACAAAATCTGTTCGTTGTACATTATGTGGCCATGGAGAAGCTTTTTTCTTCCAG TCGACTATTAGGGGAGAAGATGGTATGACATTGTTCTTCCTCTGCTGCAACAATGAATGTAGAAACCGTTGGAGGAATTGA